In the Emys orbicularis isolate rEmyOrb1 chromosome 3, rEmyOrb1.hap1, whole genome shotgun sequence genome, one interval contains:
- the FBXO5 gene encoding F-box only protein 5: MKANLNHSAKMKCDFNCNHVRSGLAQLKTDAVKKRLEESSISNYEEGSCKDCVKESQRLLHSELQNATPRNFDHKTEGRLVHNKENQHVLYRFGEGACEMEALENSRFNEESGYSSMLSSEYNDPTEHEDSILLAGNIYGTPNHCLMNQSQAQLSKKTLLPVTHFEELVCSTLKKSGKRNLKSWAIVDRIVSRGSIGLRNLIGRKMGLNAIDILGELFQRDLRHLLANILRHLEEMDLINVAKVSPTWKKILKEDKWAFQVYSKAVKSLSDGCVQPSEHTVTREYVLYRAALASVQTAAPPNSSSKKASRSKASNQSNQNGSYSRHLEFSEAAKTLKNTESLKVCSRCSSPAKYDSYLQRATCSRESCSFDFCTKCLCCYHNSRDCASGKPVKSSSQLGLLPGTKKSKQNLRRL; this comes from the exons ATGAAAGCAAACCTTAACCACTCCGCCAAAATGAAATGTGATTTTAATTGTAACCATGTCCGTTCTGGACTTGCACAGTTAAAGACTGATGCAGTAAAGAAAAGACTAGAAGAATCCTCTATCTCGAATTATGAGGAAGGGTCTTGTAAAGACTGTGTTAAAGAATCTCAGAGGCTATTGCATAGTGAACTGCAGAATGCAACCCCCAGGAATTTTGACCACAAAACTGAAGGAAGGCTTGTACATAACAAAGAAAACCAGCACGTATTGTACAGATTTGGTGAAGGTGCCTGTGAAATGGAGGCATTAGAAAACAGTAGGTTTAATGAGGAGAGTGGTTACTCCTCTATGTTGAGCAGCGAGTACAATGATCCAACAGAACATGAGGACAGTATACTACTGGCGGGAAATATATATGGCACACCAAATCACTGTCTCATGAACCAAAGCCAAGCACAGCTTTCCAAAAAAACCTTGCTACCAGTTACCCATTTTGAAGAACTGGTTTGCTCAACTTTGAAAAAAAGTGGTAAAAGAAATCTTAAATCATGGGCTATTGTGGACAGAATTGTTTCCCGGGGAAGCATTGGACTTAGGAATCTAATTGGCAGGAAAATGGGATTAAATGCAATAGACATTCTTGGTGAACTCTTCCAAAGGGACCTCAGACATCTTTTAGCAAACATCTTAAGACATCTTGAGGAGATGGACTTAATAAA TGTGGCTAAAGTGAGTCCAACATGGAAGAAAATTCTAAAGGAAGATAAATGGGCTTTCCAAGTGTATAGTAAAGCAGTGAAAAGCCTTTCT GATGGTTGTGTACAGCCCTCAGAACATACTGTAACAAGGGAATATGTTCTGTATCGAGCAGCTTTAGCTTCTGTTCAGACAGCAGCCCCTCCAAACAGCTCATCCAAAAAAGCATCCAGATCCAAAGCATCCAACCAGAGCAATCAAAATGGTTCTTACAGCCGACACCTGGAGTTTTCTGAG GCTGCCAAGACCTTGAAAAACACTGAAAGCCTTAAGGTTTGTAGTCGCTGCAGCTCACCTGCAAAATATGACTCCTATCTACAGAGGGCAACATGCAGCCGTGAAAGCTGTAGCTTTGACTTTTGCACCAAGTGCCTGTGCTGCTACCACAATTCCAGAGACTGTGCAAGTGGCAAACCTGTGAAATCAAGTTCTCAGCTAGGACTTCTTCCTGGCACCAAAAAGAGCAAACAAAATTTGCGGAGATTGTGA